From a single Miltoncostaea oceani genomic region:
- a CDS encoding DnaJ domain-containing protein, which produces MELTKALQLLGVPLDVSDGELRSAWRAYARAYHPDLNADPQAASLFTAGRAAYEALQRRPRPVRRGGPVNFGRTGVISDDAGRASVYRMPDLSRQAWAA; this is translated from the coding sequence ATGGAACTGACGAAGGCCCTGCAACTGCTCGGTGTCCCCCTCGATGTCAGCGACGGCGAACTGCGCTCGGCCTGGCGGGCCTATGCCCGCGCTTACCACCCCGACCTGAACGCCGACCCGCAGGCGGCGAGCCTCTTCACCGCCGGCCGCGCGGCCTATGAGGCCCTTCAGCGCCGCCCGCGGCCGGTGCGCCGCGGCGGCCCGGTGAATTTCGGGCGCACCGGGGTGATCAGCGATGACGCCGGCCGGGCGAGCGTCTACCGGATGCCGGACCTCTCAAGGCAGGCTTGGGCGGCCTGA
- a CDS encoding DUF6927 domain-containing protein translates to MDASTGVIAMGWTFHHRERGQSAEDYIAELYDGAYGVVVDSVTYLDRSFIALRTKDGIAGEVLLTRWCRGHHNFGYKAISESSGPAEDTCPARILDLLSPIDQLYSGQSAEWAQAWRSQSRARLALPRAVAGSVIDFAREISFADGRSYRRLTLVSRSTFADQHGRRYRIPSWRQMSGWSIVSAAEAALAA, encoded by the coding sequence ATGGACGCGAGCACAGGAGTGATCGCCATGGGATGGACCTTCCACCACCGCGAGCGCGGACAGAGCGCCGAGGACTACATCGCGGAGCTCTACGACGGCGCCTACGGTGTCGTCGTAGATTCGGTCACCTACCTGGACCGCTCCTTCATCGCCCTGCGCACCAAGGACGGCATCGCCGGCGAGGTCCTGCTGACACGGTGGTGCCGAGGGCACCACAACTTCGGCTACAAGGCGATCAGCGAGTCGAGCGGCCCGGCGGAGGACACCTGCCCGGCGCGCATCCTCGACCTGCTCTCCCCCATCGATCAGCTCTACAGCGGCCAGTCGGCCGAGTGGGCGCAGGCCTGGCGCAGCCAGTCGCGGGCGCGACTCGCGCTCCCCCGAGCCGTCGCAGGCTCGGTGATCGACTTCGCCCGCGAGATCTCCTTCGCCGACGGCCGCTCCTACCGGCGCCTGACCCTCGTCTCGCGAAGCACCTTCGCCGACCAGCACGGTCGCCGCTACCGGATCCCCTCCTGGCGCCAGATGAGCGGCTGGAGCATCGTCAGCGCCGCGGAGGCCGCGCTGGCGGCCTGA